The nucleotide sequence GCCACCTGCCTGCATCGGCATCGATTGGAAAGCCGAATGATAGTTGTGGATGGCCAATCCGATCTGCTTCATGTTGTTGCTGCAACTCATGCGGCGGGCCGCTTCACGAGCCGCCTGCACCGCGGGTAACAGGAGGCCCACCAAAACACCAATGATCGCAATCACTACAAGAAGCTCGACTAGCGTGAAGCCAGTGAAGCGACGGTTCGAAACCCTGATGCCCACTTTAACACTCCAAGAAAGAGGAAAACAAACAAACAAATGGAAAGTCTTCGTGTTGTCGTGAATGATTCAACGATGACGGAGACGTAAGGTTTCGGTGTGTTTTGTAAATAGCAACTAAAATGTTAGGGGGTTACCACAAGCGATGTAAAAATTTTCGGTTCGTTTGGAACGCATTGTTGGTAGGTGCGACAATGAACCCAGGTGCGTCAACATGTCAGTTTGCGTTTTCTCTCTTATGATTGCATCGCCGGCGTTTTGGTCGGTAGTCTTATGAGTTACCAGTGCATTGATCACGGGCGCTGGACGTTTGGTATCTGTGTTTTTGTTTTCTTCAATGGTGAAAGGGTTTGCCATGCGTCGTTTTTTGAATGTCTTTTTCGCCGGGCTCTTTGTCCTCGCCGGATGTCAATTCATCGGCTGTGGTTCCGGTAGCGATAACACGGTGCTGTCCGAAGAAGAGGTCGGTGTTATGACCCCGGAGGAAGAAGCCGCTTATGAGCAGGAAATGGCTGCGGGTGAAGCCGCCCAGCGATAGGAGATTTCCCTCTCTTGTGTGAGGAAAATGCTTGCATGTGTTGTTAGATTTGTTTGGTGCACATGTCAAAAAAACGTTGCCCGGCATCCAGGTATTTGGACATGCCGGGCAACGTTGTGAAGGTTTGGTTGATTGTTGACGTTTAGCCGGTCGGAGATGATCGGCCGAATGAATCGACTAAGCCAAATCCAGATATCGGTTGAAGATGTTTTCCATCAACTCTTGGCGGCCGCTGGTGTTGGCTTCGACGTCGCCCTTTTCCAGCATGATCTTTTCTAAATCGGTGAAGGAAACCTGTCCGGCTTCGATCTTCTTGCCCAAGTCACCGTCCCAGCTGGAATAACGCTGGTCGACCAATTTGCTAAGCCCGCCTTCATCGATCATCTTCGCGGCGATTTTCAAACCGCGGGCGAACGCGTCCATGCTGCCGATGTGGGCATAGAACAGATCGATCGGTTCAAAGCTTTCGCGGCGAACCTTGGCGTCGAAGTTCACGCCACCGGGTGACAAGCCGTACTTCAGCAAGACCAGCATGATTTGCGTGGTCAGGTAATAGTTGGTCGCGAATTGGTCGGTGTCCCAGCCCAACAGTAGGTCGCCAGTGTTCGCGTCGATCGAACCCAACATGCCTTGCATTCCTGCGTATTCCAGTTCGTGCATCATTTCGTGACCGGCCAGCGTCGCGTGGTTGGTCTCGATGTTCAGCTTGAAGTGATCGGTCAAGTCATAAGCACGCAGGAAGTTCAGACAAGCCGCTGCATCGGAGTCATACTGGTGTTTGGTGGGCTCTTTCGGCTTGGGTTCGATCAGGAACTGACCGGTAAAGCCGATTTCTTTGGCGTAGTCGACCGCCATGTGAAAGAACCGGCCCAGGTGATCCAGTTCGCGTTTCATGTCCGTGTTGTAAAGGCATTGATAGCCTTCGCGACCACCCCAGAACACATAGTTTTCACCACCCAGTTCGTTGGTGACCTCCAACGCTTTTTTGACTTGGGCCGCGGCGTAGGTAAAGACGTCGACGTTGCAGGTGGTCGCCGCACCGTGCATGAACCGCGGGTTGCTGAACATGTTGGCGGTGCCCCACAACAGCTTCACGCCGGTCGCGTCTTGCTGTTCCTTCAGGACTTTGGCGACCGCGTCGAAGTTGGCGTTCGTTTCCGCAAGATTGGCTCCTTCGGGAGCAACGTCACGATCGTGGAAGGCGTAGAACGGGGCGTCCAGTTTTTCAAAGAACTCGAATGCCACGCGAGCACGGTTGCATGCGTTTTCAACGCTTTCGGTCCCGTCGTCCCATGGCCGGCACATCGTCGCGCCGCCGAACGGGTCGGCACCGGTGCCGCGGAACGTGTGCCAGTACACGACGGTGAACCGCAGGTGTTCCTTCATCGTCTTGCCGGCAACCACTTCATCGGGGTTGTACCAGCGAAACGCCAGAGGGTTGTCCGACTGGGGACCTTCGTACTTGATCTTGCTGACTTCGGGGAATGCGGACACGGCGGGGTTCCTGTCGGTTGAGGGCGAAGTTATTTCACGTCACAGCAGAGCCGGCGATGATACCGGGGCGCGGTCGGCCGATGGGGCCGATCGGCAGTCCATCCACCACTGAAGCCAAGTTTCTGCGGACATGGGCCCCTATTTTTGGCCACCCGGCTCCCAGGCTCCAGTAGACTTCACGCAAAGTGTCGTAGATATTTCACGTCGTTCCGGTGCGGGTTTTCTTTCCCCGCCGTCGCTGGAACCGCCTGTTTTCCCGATCCGGATCATCGATGACCCGCCGCGCCGTCGCATTGCTGGTTGAAACGTCCAATGGTTATTGCCGCGGTCTGTTGGACGGGATCAACCAGTACGCCAAGCACCGGACGGATTGGTCGATCTATCTGAGCGAACAGGAACGCGGGGCGATGCCGCCGGCATGGCTGGACACCTGGCAGGGTGATGGGATTATCGCCCGAGTCGAAACCGATGCGATCGGACGTCGGCTTAGGCAACTGAATTTGCCCATGGTGGACCTGAGCGCCGCGCGACATTTGCCGGGGGTGCCCTGGGCCGACACCGAAGACCGTGGGATCGCCGAACTGGCGGTGGAGCACTTCCTGGATCGCGGTTTTCGCAATCTGGCATTCTGTGGCGACCCGGGCCTGCGCTGGTCCAATGCCCGACGCGATTGGTTCCGTGATTTGGCGACACGCGGGGAATGTCGTTTCTTCGAACACCAGACGATGCATCGCTATGATCCGATGTACCGCTGGGATCGCGTCGCGCTGGGGCTGACCGATTGGCTGAAGAGTCTGCCGCGTCCGGTGGCGGTCATGGGATGCAATGACTTCTTGGCACACCAAGTCTTGGATGCATGTCGAACGCTGGGGATCAGCGTTCCCGAACAAGCCGCCGTGTTGGGAGTCGACAACGATCGGTTGATTTGTGAATTAAGCGATCCGGCGCTGTCCAGTGTCATCCCCGATACTCGCCGGACCGGTTACGAGGCGGCCGAAATGTTGGACCGAATGATGAACGGCCAAGTGGTCGACGCGGATCATCCCTTGATCACACAACCCCTGGGGATTCGCATGCGTCAATCGACCGACACGATGGCGATCGATGACCAGGACGTGGTCAAGGCACTCAGCTTTATCCGTCGGCATGCCTGTGAAAACATTCGCGTGGCCGACGTGTTGAAGCAAACCGAATTGTCGCGCCGGGCACTGGAGCATCGATTTGTCAAATTGGTCGGTCGCACGCCCCATGACGAAATGACGCGGGTGCGAATGGACCGGGTGAAGGTGTTGCTGGGCGAAACGGACATCTCGATCCACGAAATCTCCAAGCGAACGGGTTTCGAGTATCCCGAGTACATGGCGGCGGCCTTCAAGCGGGCGACCGGACGATCGCCGACGGAGTTCCGCCAGTCGGTGCAAAGCGACGCGGCGTCCTAGGAAAAAACACGCCCCGACATGGCTTTGTAAATTGTTTACAATGGGTCGGTGTGCCGGGCCGGGCGTTTTCGTCTTGGGTGCTCGGCACGACCTGCCCCACCCCTGATTCGCCTTTTTGATCTCCCTTCCCCACCCAGGCGTCCCACCATGTTGTTTCGTTTGTCTTTCGCGTGCTGGATGTTCGGCGCGTTGTCGTTGTGCTGGTCGAATTCGCCCTGCATGGGGCAATCTCAAGCGTTTCCGCACAAGATGCCCAGCACGAAACCGGACATCCCGCTAAGCACCGCTTCGCAGCGGTTGTACGAGTATCCGGCACCGTTGCTGCAGGACAATCCACTGTACACGCAATTCAAATACACGCCGCTGCAGGGCTTGGATTATCACGACGGCGATGGCACGGTCACGCGTCGTGATCCGTCGCGTCCGATTGTGGCCGATGGCAAGTACCACATCTGGTACACCAAACGTGACACCATCGTTCCGCCGATCGGTGCGGCCAACGCGGGTCAGGCGACTGACGAGATCCCGTCGACCGATTGGGACCTGTGTGAAATTTGGCACGCGACCAGCGTGGATGGTTTCACTTGGGAAGAACAAGCCGTCGCCGTGCCACGACCTCCCAAACCACAACCGGGATGGCGCAGCGTGGCAACGCCGGACATCCTGGTTTGGAAAGGCCGGTATTACCTTTACTATCAAGCCTTCATTGAACCGAGCGGACTGAAAGGCGATTGGTGTGCGGTATCGGTGTCGCACGCAGATTCACCCGATGGGCCTTGGACGCATACCCATCAGAACGTTGTGCCGACCGGTCCCAAAGGAACGTGGGACCAAGACGCGGTGCACGATCCGATGCCGATTGTTTATCGCGGCAAGATTCACATCTATTACAAGGCGGCGTTCAACAAGTGGCCCGATGAACGGAAAAGGTATGCGGTGGGTCATGGCTTGGTCACGTCGGACGATCCGCTGGGACCGTTTCAGCGTTGTCCGCTGAATCCCGTGCTGCACTCCGGGCACGAAACGACTTACTTTCCGTTCAAAGACGGTGTGGCTGCGCTCAGCATCAAAGACGGCAACGAACGCAGCACGATGCAGTGGTCGCCCGACGGCATCAATTTCGAAATTGCGTCGGTCGTGGACATGCCGCCGGTCGCCTGTGCGCCGTTCACCCCCGACGCGTTCACCGACACCGATGACGGACGCGGCATCACGTGGGGGCTGTGCCATTTTATTAACGCCGGCACGGCAGGCAAACGCCATTCGATTCTGGCCCGGTTCGACTGTGACCTCAGCCTGGATGTCGACGATCCTTGGATGCGTGGCAACAAGATTTGGTTCAAACCGGATGTCTATTTCAGCCAAGGGCTAAACAAGGCACAGCGACAACGGATCGAGCAAGCCAACGCCGTAACCGCCGCGTCATCAGCCCCGTCAACCGAATGACCCGTGTGTTGTCCTACTTGCCGGTCATGAAGCGGGTGATCAGGCGCGCGACCGCGTCGTCGGGTTGGCCCATTTGGTTGGCGATCGTGGAATGGTTGCGTCCGGGCACTTCGACGAAGCGGATGTGGGCGTGGCCGGCGGCTTTCATCGCGGCCACGAAGTAGTGATTC is from Crateriforma conspicua and encodes:
- the xylA gene encoding xylose isomerase; translation: MSAFPEVSKIKYEGPQSDNPLAFRWYNPDEVVAGKTMKEHLRFTVVYWHTFRGTGADPFGGATMCRPWDDGTESVENACNRARVAFEFFEKLDAPFYAFHDRDVAPEGANLAETNANFDAVAKVLKEQQDATGVKLLWGTANMFSNPRFMHGAATTCNVDVFTYAAAQVKKALEVTNELGGENYVFWGGREGYQCLYNTDMKRELDHLGRFFHMAVDYAKEIGFTGQFLIEPKPKEPTKHQYDSDAAACLNFLRAYDLTDHFKLNIETNHATLAGHEMMHELEYAGMQGMLGSIDANTGDLLLGWDTDQFATNYYLTTQIMLVLLKYGLSPGGVNFDAKVRRESFEPIDLFYAHIGSMDAFARGLKIAAKMIDEGGLSKLVDQRYSSWDGDLGKKIEAGQVSFTDLEKIMLEKGDVEANTSGRQELMENIFNRYLDLA
- a CDS encoding XylR family transcriptional regulator translates to MTRRAVALLVETSNGYCRGLLDGINQYAKHRTDWSIYLSEQERGAMPPAWLDTWQGDGIIARVETDAIGRRLRQLNLPMVDLSAARHLPGVPWADTEDRGIAELAVEHFLDRGFRNLAFCGDPGLRWSNARRDWFRDLATRGECRFFEHQTMHRYDPMYRWDRVALGLTDWLKSLPRPVAVMGCNDFLAHQVLDACRTLGISVPEQAAVLGVDNDRLICELSDPALSSVIPDTRRTGYEAAEMLDRMMNGQVVDADHPLITQPLGIRMRQSTDTMAIDDQDVVKALSFIRRHACENIRVADVLKQTELSRRALEHRFVKLVGRTPHDEMTRVRMDRVKVLLGETDISIHEISKRTGFEYPEYMAAAFKRATGRSPTEFRQSVQSDAAS
- a CDS encoding glycoside hydrolase family 117 protein, translating into MFGALSLCWSNSPCMGQSQAFPHKMPSTKPDIPLSTASQRLYEYPAPLLQDNPLYTQFKYTPLQGLDYHDGDGTVTRRDPSRPIVADGKYHIWYTKRDTIVPPIGAANAGQATDEIPSTDWDLCEIWHATSVDGFTWEEQAVAVPRPPKPQPGWRSVATPDILVWKGRYYLYYQAFIEPSGLKGDWCAVSVSHADSPDGPWTHTHQNVVPTGPKGTWDQDAVHDPMPIVYRGKIHIYYKAAFNKWPDERKRYAVGHGLVTSDDPLGPFQRCPLNPVLHSGHETTYFPFKDGVAALSIKDGNERSTMQWSPDGINFEIASVVDMPPVACAPFTPDAFTDTDDGRGITWGLCHFINAGTAGKRHSILARFDCDLSLDVDDPWMRGNKIWFKPDVYFSQGLNKAQRQRIEQANAVTAASSAPSTE